A section of the Pseudomonadota bacterium genome encodes:
- a CDS encoding RNA pyrophosphohydrolase, whose translation MIDAQGFRLNVGIILSNGNGQVLWARRAGRDAWQFPQGGMRRHETPEAAMFRELREEVGLEREHVEVMGCTRGWLRYRLPKPFLRHDRRPLCVGQKQVWFMLRLTGDERAVRLDLGARPEFDQWRWVGYWEPLRGVVSFKRAVYEQALTELAPLIDQVDQAPAPLVRCGEQRGA comes from the coding sequence ATGATAGACGCGCAGGGATTCCGCTTGAATGTCGGCATCATCTTGAGCAACGGGAACGGCCAGGTCCTGTGGGCGCGCCGCGCCGGTAGGGACGCCTGGCAGTTCCCACAAGGGGGGATGCGGCGCCACGAGACCCCGGAGGCGGCCATGTTCCGCGAGCTCCGGGAAGAGGTCGGTCTCGAACGCGAGCACGTCGAGGTCATGGGCTGCACCCGAGGGTGGCTTCGCTATCGCCTGCCCAAACCGTTCCTTCGCCATGACAGGAGGCCGCTGTGCGTCGGCCAGAAACAGGTGTGGTTCATGCTGCGTCTCACCGGCGACGAGCGGGCGGTGCGCCTGGACCTCGGTGCCCGACCGGAGTTCGACCAGTGGCGTTGGGTCGGTTACTGGGAGCCGCTGCGCGGCGTCGTGTCCTTCAAGCGCGCCGTCTACGAACAGGCCTTGACCGAGTTGGCGCCACTCATCGATCAAGTCGATCAAGCACCTGCACCTCTGGTCCGGTGCGGCGAGCAGCGAGGAGCGTAG
- a CDS encoding poly(3-hydroxybutyrate) depolymerase — protein sequence MKRDHSSKRYLWFLGWVALVVVLCAPLRARAADPLPAYNADLSQTSVSGLSSGAFMTTQFHVAHSATLVGAGVIAGGPFYCAGAYRSLSYLEAATTICMHPFGPGPDGNKLYVKAEEFARSGRIDPVADLATDRVYLLSGEVDDTVTTRVVDETLAFYQAAGVPAANIKYVKTVDAGHAIVTNNSGDSSCAVTQPPFINDCDFVQSHELLRHIYGTLKPPAPNPGGGIVTFDQREFIDADRSSMSDVGYAYVPKSCAKDSCRVHVAFHGCQQGAAQIGDRYYTTTGYNEIADTNAMIVLYPQAQVSDPIPFNPKGCWDFWGYSSPDRSNPNFYSKQAPQIAAVMSMLERLAQPRP from the coding sequence GTGAAGCGCGACCATAGTTCCAAGCGGTACTTGTGGTTCCTGGGGTGGGTCGCGCTCGTCGTCGTCCTCTGCGCCCCTCTGCGGGCGCGCGCGGCGGATCCGCTGCCCGCATACAATGCCGACTTGAGCCAGACCTCCGTCTCGGGGCTATCCTCGGGCGCTTTCATGACGACCCAGTTTCACGTCGCTCATTCCGCGACCTTGGTCGGGGCCGGGGTGATCGCGGGCGGGCCGTTCTATTGCGCGGGGGCCTACCGGAGCCTTTCGTACCTGGAGGCTGCCACGACCATCTGCATGCACCCCTTCGGGCCCGGGCCGGACGGCAATAAGCTCTACGTTAAGGCAGAGGAGTTTGCCCGCTCGGGGCGGATCGATCCGGTCGCGGATCTGGCCACCGACAGGGTGTACCTCCTCAGTGGGGAGGTCGACGATACGGTCACCACCCGAGTGGTGGATGAGACGCTGGCGTTTTACCAGGCGGCCGGCGTGCCCGCGGCGAATATCAAGTACGTCAAGACCGTCGATGCGGGTCATGCGATCGTCACGAACAACAGCGGCGACTCGTCGTGCGCCGTCACCCAGCCGCCGTTTATCAATGATTGCGACTTCGTGCAGAGCCACGAGCTCCTGCGACACATCTACGGCACGTTGAAGCCGCCCGCGCCGAACCCGGGCGGGGGCATCGTGACCTTTGACCAGCGCGAGTTCATCGACGCCGACCGCTCCAGTATGAGCGATGTGGGGTACGCGTACGTGCCGAAGTCCTGCGCAAAGGACAGCTGCCGGGTCCACGTCGCCTTTCACGGCTGTCAGCAGGGCGCCGCCCAGATAGGCGATCGCTATTACACGACCACGGGTTACAACGAGATCGCCGACACCAACGCCATGATCGTGCTGTATCCCCAGGCGCAGGTGTCCGACCCCATCCCTTTCAACCCGAAGGGATGCTGGGACTTCTGGGGATACTCGAGCCCGGATCGATCCAATCCCAACTTCTATTCCAAGCAAGCCCCGCAGATAGCGGCGGTCATGAGCATGCTGGAGCGCCTGGCGCAACCACGACCCTAA
- a CDS encoding HAD-IB family hydrolase codes for MSLALFDLDNTLIGGDSDYLWGRFLAEQGHVDGAENERRHRRYYQDYLDGSLDIHEFLGFQLEVLGKYEMDTLSGWRAQFLEEKIRPIVLPKAVRLVEDHRARGDTLLIITATNRFLTTPIAALFDVPHLIASEPEWVDGRYSGRAIGTPSFAGGKVARLAAWLSEHGETLTDSWCYSDSHNDLPLLRSTTHPVAVDPDAPLAAAARAHGWPIISLR; via the coding sequence ATGAGCCTGGCCCTCTTCGACCTCGATAACACGCTCATCGGTGGCGACAGCGACTATCTCTGGGGGCGATTTCTGGCCGAACAGGGCCATGTGGACGGCGCGGAAAACGAGCGCCGCCACCGACGGTACTACCAGGATTACCTGGACGGGTCTCTGGACATCCACGAGTTCCTCGGTTTCCAGTTGGAGGTACTCGGCAAGTACGAGATGGATACGCTGTCAGGCTGGCGGGCCCAGTTCCTCGAGGAGAAGATCCGGCCGATCGTGCTGCCCAAGGCGGTTCGATTGGTAGAGGACCACCGCGCCAGAGGCGACACGCTCCTCATCATCACGGCGACCAATCGCTTCCTGACCACCCCGATCGCCGCGCTCTTCGACGTCCCCCACCTCATCGCGAGCGAGCCCGAGTGGGTAGATGGACGCTACTCCGGGCGGGCCATCGGGACCCCGTCGTTCGCCGGTGGGAAAGTCGCACGACTTGCTGCCTGGCTCTCCGAGCACGGCGAGACGCTCACGGACAGCTGGTGCTACAGCGACTCGCACAACGACCTGCCGCTCTTGCGCTCGACGACCCATCCGGTCGCGGTCGATCCCGACGCGCCCCTGGCGGCCGCGGCGCGCGCGCACGGCTGGCCGATCATCAGCCTGCGCTAG